In a single window of the Pseudomonadota bacterium genome:
- a CDS encoding metalloregulator ArsR/SmtB family transcription factor, whose product MSTTDPLSDTFAALAHPARRAMLARLAEGEATVNEIAEPFDMSLPAVSKHIKVLERAGLVSQGKQAQYRPCTLNPAPLKQVASWAEQYRPIWEARFDQLESVLKQLTEGSDGN is encoded by the coding sequence ATGAGCACGACCGACCCATTGAGCGATACGTTCGCTGCGCTGGCGCACCCCGCAAGACGAGCCATGCTCGCCCGCCTGGCTGAGGGCGAAGCGACGGTGAACGAAATCGCCGAGCCGTTCGACATGAGCCTGCCCGCGGTCTCCAAACACATCAAAGTACTGGAGCGGGCGGGGCTCGTCTCCCAGGGTAAGCAGGCCCAATACCGGCCATGCACCTTGAATCCTGCGCCGCTAAAGCAAGTGGCTTCCTGGGCAGAACAATATCGACCGATCTGGGAAGCCAGGTTCGATCAGCTGGAATCTGTGTTGAAACAACTGACGGAGGGAAGTGATGGCAACTGA